One Candidatus Zixiibacteriota bacterium genomic window carries:
- a CDS encoding ABC transporter permease, protein MILTPIEIRDAIAMALSSVRANKMRAGLTILGVMIGVASVISLASIIDGLDGAMDEEIDALGSNSIFITRYAFDVDRSKLSDDDRNRPPISSGEARIIQEQCPSVDGVSPQNYYFAPGGNEVKYKNRKGNRPNLMGTWPAYLKVNNLGMEQGRFLTALDEQSRAMVCVIGHNLAEMLFESESPIDKIIRVNGNRFQVVGVFEEKESNFDNDNENNQVTMPLSTFEKIHPWEEELFLMARAESNELIDQAEEEIIGALRVYRQVPFNKGNNFALSTQESFKDYIANITQYIYLAMITITSVGLMVGGIGVMNIMLVSVTERTREIGVRKAIGAKRANIILQFLTEAVTLTGAGGTIGIVFGAGAGLAVNALLGFPLALSAFWILIGFTVSVSVGLISGIYPAYKAAALDPIESLRYE, encoded by the coding sequence ATGATTCTGACCCCGATAGAAATCAGAGATGCAATAGCGATGGCGTTGTCGTCGGTTCGGGCCAATAAGATGCGAGCCGGTTTGACGATTCTGGGCGTTATGATTGGTGTGGCGTCGGTTATTTCACTGGCGTCGATTATTGACGGCTTGGATGGGGCGATGGATGAGGAGATCGATGCGCTGGGGTCAAATTCCATCTTTATCACTCGATATGCTTTTGATGTTGATCGGAGTAAACTCAGTGATGACGATCGCAACCGACCACCGATTTCTTCCGGCGAGGCCAGAATCATTCAGGAACAGTGCCCAAGTGTGGATGGGGTCTCACCACAGAACTATTACTTTGCACCCGGTGGCAATGAAGTTAAATACAAAAATCGCAAAGGGAATCGCCCGAATCTGATGGGAACCTGGCCAGCCTATCTCAAAGTCAACAACCTTGGGATGGAACAGGGGCGGTTCTTGACGGCTTTAGATGAACAGAGCCGCGCGATGGTCTGTGTGATCGGACACAATCTGGCCGAGATGCTCTTTGAATCGGAGTCGCCGATAGACAAAATCATCCGGGTCAATGGCAACCGGTTTCAGGTGGTGGGCGTATTTGAAGAAAAGGAATCGAACTTCGACAACGACAACGAGAACAACCAGGTGACAATGCCGTTGTCCACTTTTGAGAAGATCCATCCCTGGGAGGAAGAGTTGTTCCTCATGGCACGAGCCGAAAGCAATGAACTGATTGACCAGGCTGAAGAGGAGATTATCGGAGCGCTACGCGTCTACCGCCAGGTTCCGTTCAATAAGGGTAACAACTTCGCGCTCTCGACTCAGGAGAGTTTCAAGGACTACATCGCCAATATCACCCAATACATCTACCTGGCTATGATCACCATTACGTCGGTTGGGCTGATGGTCGGCGGTATCGGAGTAATGAACATCATGCTGGTATCAGTAACCGAACGCACGCGCGAGATAGGAGTGCGCAAGGCTATAGGTGCCAAGCGAGCTAATATCATTCTGCAATTCCTGACCGAGGCTGTGACCCTGACCGGCGCTGGGGGAACAATCGGCATTGTGTTCGGAGCCGGGGCAGGGCTGGCAGTCAATGCTTTGTTGGGTTTCCCTCTTGCATTGTCCGCTTTCTGGATACTGATCGGATTCACTGTATCGGTTTCGGTAGGCCTGATTTCTGGTATCTATCCCGCCTACAAGGCAGCCGCCCTCGATCCGATTGAGTCTCTCCGGTACGAGTAA